Below is a genomic region from Nilaparvata lugens isolate BPH chromosome 8, ASM1435652v1, whole genome shotgun sequence.
tataataatattatttcttttttttaatattatattatttgtatttattttatcaaagttaatttgttttcaataaattatcttgaatatttgaaaaatttcttgtCTCATttttattgcctcaatttcCATCTCATATTTACTCTCATTGCCTCTCATATAATATGCCCAGGAATTTGAGAaatgatttctttctttcaatatttgcagtgatAGATGTGGCAACACGCTACTCTTCTTAGTAATCATACtcataaaatttgtttaaaCAGTGTCTGTGAGTGTAGAAGACACAGACACAATTTGAAGATTCTCATTGGCCTTCTTATGGTCTGATTGCAATCTGAGCGCAAGtgtgtataaataattatttatcctcatattaattaccagacttcatgtaatacctcagttgataaccagactgatagctTCATCAGCCATCATtgatggatgaaaatttgactgtcctagcatgctcaatttactcgtaaacggtgcgtctgacgggaaaatatatccgaacaaaatgtgtttagaattgtgttctacatctggttcagtcatcaaaagggcttattattcatttttttctgttttcaaccaacttgaaaaaaattgtcctaaaaatagcaaagacggcgaatatctcccgaaccgtgcgtttgacgggaaaatgttactgaacgaaaagtgcttagaattcaattttacatcataaccagtgataaaaattgattgatccTCCTCCCTACGCCGCGGGGGTGTAAGTTGTGCCAACTGGTGctctgtaggtgacaagtagtcggggtgacaacttgacgcCAGCCTGCAAGGTGTcatgtagacgtgagccatccctgtctacttgtctcctttctaaggaggtgacaactagtcgaggggacaccctgacgcgagggtgcgaggtgtcaagttgtcgtttacggtcatgactagttggcacctttggtccagtaggtgtcaagtagtcggggggacaacttgacggcaatggcatattttttttcgagggtacaagtagtcgcctatggcaaaaatgaccaggtgtcaagtagtcggggtgacaactagacggctaccctccacgttataatggcagtatttgattaacattggtgttaatATTCTTGTCCATCAtgcgacaaagcagatagctccatCCTTTTCTTGagccgcaacgttgccagatccttttttaacaatgtagataaatgtattatcatattattgaatctcaattatggatattttttattaaattattgaaaaatatattttctttatgaATTAAATGTAATTGTgaaaattttaaacaagaaagaacagttaataatattacatcagaaggcagtagcaaggcagagaatcgactatgctgttctcctatctttctccactgctattatatcATGGACCTCACTTTAGCTTCCTTCAACCTCCGCCCGCCCCCGCACCGTAAAATTAGGGATCAACTTGTATGGCCACTACtgtcaattttaaaaaatcacaaCCATTCGGCGAGATATGGACATATCAAGtttttcaatcttcattcttctaatatgtgtgtgtataggcctactgtatctCGTTAACATGAGATCTAGTGTCTCATTCGTTTTCCTCGCCTCAAATACTGTCATGTATCATCCACCAGTTTCAGCAAAAATTCCATTTTtctcctaagaaaacttttaatGTTCATGGCTTTTAgtgaaaattgtaaaatgatAAACATAGATTTGGTGCTACATTATTGAATTCGAGGCATAGAATAGAGGAATAGAAGAAATGAAAACATAAGTCTAATTatacataatatttatttcaatattagtaTCAGTTCAATaagtatttcaaaatatatatcaTAGTATTGTTATTACAATATTGgtttaataatagttttacAAGTATTTTCaggattataaattaatttcaaacatTGGGTTGGTAAAGCACAGTAGACGTTATTTCCATTTAACTCGTCTAccgttttcaattaaaaatgataattttacaaaaagCAGAGGTGAAGGAATTGATTGTAGTATTATAGACACATCCTAAGAAAGTTATTTGCCTAGAAACCAGCTAGAAGAGTCATTCTGATTGGTTGCTTTTGGCAACTAAATCGTGTCTGGCTAAGACCGTTCTCAAGAATGGTTTATAAACAGGCTATCACTTTATAAACAAGAGTTTTAAAAAATAAGTGAAAGCTTATGATGCAATGTGAATAGAGCAGAAGCTTCgaaggaaaatgaaaaaaataatatgagtgCGAATATGAGTTGATTAGGTGATATTATAATGGATTAAGGGTTGAGGATTTAATAGAAGATAATCTATGAACGATGATAGAAGCAAAGAGAGGCttgagatgaaaaataatcagtGGAAAAGAATTTTAATAATGAGTGAATATTAGGGACTACTGGTAAGGAATTCTATGCTTTTTATTAGGTAGTTTTTTGTTAATACGGTAAAGTTTGATGAGGAAGTTGCGGGGGAAACGTCTAAAGAAATACTTCAGGTGTAATGAACTAGAGATTTATTGAAATCAATGAGAAATTTGAGAGAAATGAATTTATAAGTAGGCCTAATGAAAGcatatcatattatttctttaaaaggcgaatgaaaataatatttaatcaaGTGAATGATGGAATGAATTGTTGAAAGGGTGAATAGATTTGGTGAATGACAATGAATATAAACTGCACTTATTCAATCAGGGAGACGAGAAAAATGATTATGGAActacaaaatcaaataaaacaGATATATTCATTTGTTCTGAATCAATCAggcaaaataaaattttgtggAACAGTCTTGCAGAATATTGTATGGCATGACGAGGAGCAGTGGGTGGATCCAGTAGTGATACAATTTAGAGGAAGCAGTCATGCAAGACTccaatagttgaaaaaaataatttgaaattaatcaactTATTTGAGAAATGCTTGAATGAAGAAAACACAGTTTCATTCCTTTATAaagaattttgtatttttcgattttataaggggaaaattgaaaaaaaaacagctaCCTACCACATTCACATTGGAATAGTGATAACAAGATTTTGTTAAACAACTGTCAGTAGAAAATTATGAGTTGGTCATTGAAATAGATTAAATTTCTGgatcaatttgaaactaaaaaaagtatttttacacAATTTTAGCTGATTTGGTACGTGGGATATTATTGATACAAAAAAAACATGCTTCATATATTTAACAATAAACTTTTCCAACATCAGTGTCAACTCCTCATATCCATAAGTTTATAGTATCACAGcaatataataattagattTTATAGTGTTTGCTTATATTTGATTAATTGAATAGATGcggtaacaatattatttattatattcttctcATATCCTATAAGTGGATGCTTATCTATAAGTTGCACATTACTGTAGCACCTCTATATCCAACATCAAATTTCCATTTCGATCATTTAATTAATTCGATTTTAATCtaacttttcaattttaaaaagaaGCTTCAACTTTATATTTCTCTTTGATCAATATAGTGCAATCTTTTTGGCCTAATGCATCGTTCAATGATTTTTCACAGTTTATgtttatcattgaaatgatttgttattattcatcaaaaaggATTGATTTATTTTCCTTCGATTATCCGACTCCATTagagtttcaattattttttacgGATAATAGAAGTGCTACAGTATTTTTGTGACACAACAACATAGGGCCTACtattccaaaaaaataattgaaaactaaaGAGATAATACAATTGAAAACTGAATAATACAAGTGGAACAGTGataaaattttgatattattaacGCAGTAAATAAATCAACATTAATAAAATGTGTGTCCTTATTGATAATACTTGAGAGATATTAGCCTATATAGTGAATaaactgtaataaaatattttataacagtttcgaaaaaaaattatttaacttAAGATAAATCtcttaaaataatgattatcaatcattcaattttttcaagaaataataattattaataattataaaaaataataataataattacctaatattaattataacaattaataatattaattattaataataataattattattattattaatagatagTATTTTAATTCACAAATCATTCGGAAGCTTACTTGAAAATAGTATTGATTTGTAATCGTTTCGTGATTCTCAAAATTTCGAAAATCAACATTTATTTTCACAAGATCAATTAACTTTTTATTCGAAATAATAGATTAACTACAgaataaaatgttatctaaaatAATCCCTGATTTAGTGGCAGCTTACATAATAGATAGAGCTTATATAGCTCACATAGAGTATCTGCATATAAAACTGAGTGGTAGTTTTGAAGTGTTATGGAACCCACCAAAAATAGTAGGTTCTCCAGAACATGGCTACACGGCGAGATAGAAAACCAGTTCCTCATCATTAAAAGCTTTAAGAAACAGCTCAATAACTTAATTACACTCTTTTTCCcactcaaatttatttccatcattaTTAACTGCATggttcaataaattaataaataatgaataattcccCAGATACATTTATAATAGCTTTTTACATCACAAAACCGCTGGGTTCAAAAGATATTGAAGGAAAACTGAAAAAATCCCTACTCCAGGATAAGAACTTTCTACATGAGACACTCTACTTCAAATCTCTCTAATGTTCTacgataattatttttatcatttccaaCTGCCTTAACTAATTTACAAAActatatattacaaaaatatgaaattccCTAGTTTCGACCATTGATTATAACACACTTTGAAGTTAGCTCCAGAAGTGGTTATAATTCGCATAATTATCATGACAATacacataaataattattcattatagcTTAGAAtttatgaaagtagcatattatCATATCTATGTGTGTTAGCCTACATAATATTTCTAAAGAGATCTACAACTGTTTATCTTCCAGCAAAGTCTATCTTGttatgtataattataatattctgtaAAATAATATCTACACATATAATTTATCACTATCCAACCAATACgataatatactgtatatttttgaAGAATGACAATATTTTCTATGTACCTACAGtgaaaaagaaaacaaatacgGTACTGTTTATCCTGTTTCATGAGGATTTTTGTTAATAAAACATATCAAAAAATGAATTGTATTGATTATATTGACTTATAGAGATTTTCTTTATCCAGATAACGAAATTGATGAAACTATTTCTAAAACTGAATCATTGTTGGTGTTTTtactttgataatttataaaaattgtgcgtgcaaatagaataaattctaaTTTTTCCAATGTGcaattctataatttttgtGCTAGCTACAAAAAAAGTTGATCAACATTTTctctaataaaaaatatcaaacagCGCTTAACAACACTCGTGTAATTATTTTGTCATAAGAAGGCAattcttatttttcaaaatcataatCGCAAATCTATATTGATGAGAAATTAGGAATACGGTACACAATACACTATCGCTATCAATTGACTATAATATAAAAGAGTTTAATATTCCATAGTTACAAAAATAACCATGTATTCAGTGAGCTACGGTACTGAATATAGAAAACGGACACTAATTTATTAGTAAGACCGGTTTTCTTCTTTGGACAAGAATgtttaatgatttcaaaattgaaaaagaatctATTGAGAgactataaaaaatattgatcaaATTAAGGATATTTTACAAAGCAGAACAATATAATAGTACATACAGAAGCCTAcatctaattttatttatttagaatgaACGCTACTTTGATAAATCAATAGTatacaaaattttcaacttataattataaaaaataacaggctgaaaaaatattcttcaactaagaaaatcataaaaatgagaaacaaactatatataataaagtttttgaataatatgttaACAATTATCCCTAAGCAATAATTTAATTGCTCAAGCATTATAATAGAAAAGTAATACTCCAATTTGTTACAAAAAATACTGCTTGGTTCCTTCTTATCCGTCCCACAATAGTATGAATATTCCTCTACTATGTAGGCTACTTTTCAATACCTAGTATTTAAATcaactacaatattataaaaagcaTAGAAGTTCCTGTTCACCAGCAATGATAATATTAACAAGGAAAGTGAACTTTAAAACGAAAACAATTATTCAGAGATATCATAAATATTTCCTGATACTGGTCACACCAATGACTTTCAATAAACTTTCAATTTGAGTAAGAAAGCATATCaaaagttataaaaatattccaatatAATGTGAGAAAAATAGAGATATATATATTTCGTAACTCAAAAGAGATTCATATATCAGAGAGCTACAGTATTTCACACAGTATTTTCATAGACTGGCAATTCCCTCAATATCCCCATTCTCATCAGAAAAAGCTTAGAGATAAGAGTTTATATAATCTTATCATAGCAAGCACAAGCATTTTAAATCTTCAAGGCAGTATATACTTTATGTGAAAAATCTCCCAAGCTTTTTGAGTTAAGACGCTTAACTTTACCACACTTATCAAATAActatatttcataattattattgtgtaatttatattcataataattgatcattctaTTTATACTTATTTCATAATCATtccaattttatattttgtataccCTCCTTAATTACTTCATTATCCTTGGATTTAttctcacaatattattattattatctgaaCATTTTTCATTAGAATATTGCTAGGTACGGAAGGTACATGTTTAACGACGATTTTTTATTAGTGAGAAAATCTTCTTTCCATTGTATTTATCAATTCCTTTGAATGTATTTTTTGCCAAGATTCATACTTAGTAAATAtactcataatttattattatattcgtAAATAAGTGATTCAGTAATATTAGAATCAGAACgctgttttataaaataattaatgaatataatGTTATATATGAAGAATTCTATGAAGGCTAGTAATTAAATAGGAATTAAGTCGAGCGAATACTATTTctggaatgaataaaatattttccagaAATGTAAGCAACAGCTTCTCCTCCCCTGTGGTCTCAGAGTCCAAAACATTCCATCGAAATTTGCAAAGCTGCAAAAGATTTAAAGGTGAGTATTAGAGATGAAAAAGTGAGCAGGGTTGAGTAAGCCCAACCTTGATGCTTTCTGAGCATTGAACTTGAGTTTAGTGTCAATAAAACCAATTAAAGCAGAAAAGACTTAttctcacaatattattattacttgaaCATTTTCTAATAGAATATTGTTAGGTACATGTTTAACGACGATTTTTATTGGTGAGAGGCTTCTTTTCATTGTCTTTATCAATTCCTTTGAATGTATTTCCTTGACCATTTCATCATGTGTTGTGTTTCATTGTATTTTAGAACAATATTCTAAAACATCTCTgataataatgttcatctataaatagctatttcatCTCTGAAATAGCTTTGTAAGAGAAATATCAAgatgtttccataattttcaccaactctgtataatcaaTCTTGACTTACCGCTTTAAAGTGTAGAAGTAGCACTGTACAATTTTGTGTAATGAATTATACATTGTATGCTTTTTCTGGAAAGTGGAAGTATCCGTTCTTGAGCATGTGATGGTTGGTACTGCAGATGGCCTCCTCTAGAGCACACAGCTCTTTGTAGTGACTGTACACCACTAGCCAGATGTAGAATGCAAACACTGTCAaccaaataaaaaacaaattgaaaggAAAAAAGTCAAAACTAAATAGAAAAGttgattaatttataaaaagtacAAATTGCATCACATTATTTTGTTCTTGAGTAAATCTTACGGTAACGATAAAAATTATATAGCTCACTTTAAAGCTTTAAAGAAAagggatattataatataataggcTACTTTTAACTAATAACTACGAAGATATAAAAGACTGTTATATGAGCTTGCTATGAATTCGATTATGGCTTGACATTCTTCTGGGTCGAATgataaatacatattttaaaattatgtttgaaataCAATTATGTGCTTCGTTCAACATATTTTATCTTCTTTCGGGGTTCTTATGAATTACTATCGAATCTACCGAagattaatattataaagtaaACACTCAAATTTAATTGGAAAAATTTCACAGAGAAGTCAATCATGTATACAAAAAAGAAGATATCTTCAAAATCAATTATAGGCCAATATTATTCTACGTTGAAAAACATGaactataattttttaaatctaTGCATTGTTAGTAAGATGGAATTTCCAGTCATTCAATGGAAACTTTTAGCCTACTTCAATCCATAAATATTAAGTGTTCAAGTTCAGTACAGAGTGAACAATCATATTTCAACTCCATctaaataaaatagttattggatggaaaaataatatataaatattatctgtTATGTATTTCAATAAGGCTACTTGAATGTTCATTTCCAGAACACAACTACATATAGTATGCCTAcccttttgatatttttaaatttaaattaaacatatttgtataaatattacAAGGTTactatttattttctataatataataaaaatattagttgaataattaaaatataggcCTAGTCAATGAAATAGTGTGAAGGAAGAGCTTTTCTCTGAACCTCGGTGAACaaacttttataataatattttaactgataataagttaataataatttatgataataatcatgAATTGATTACTTCAAATCTAGTGAACATAATTGGCTATAGCACATTTCACTGATTAATCTAGCTACACTGTATGTGTTTGGTCACATAAGTTACAGGCCTATCTTAAAACCATTATATTGATCATATTTAGGGAAAATGTGAGCTTTTCTATTGGGGGTTAGTTGGTTGAATAACAGTTAAACTGACCAATCATCGTCGATCCAATAGCCAGTATCCACATGGCTCTGAAGCCTTGAGCTAGGAACATGGACACCAGCATTCCTGTGATACTCAACACCAGACCTAGCAGAGCAATGCTGATCCAGGGTAACATCAGCTTCCGAAACCTCTgcaacattaattttattattgaacatGTTTTCAACCATTCGTCAAATAAACTCATTGATTGTGCATTTTTGTCAATGGAATAAATTCAACTATAGAGAGATTCCCTTCATATATTGTCAGCATTGATTTATTGAGAAGATTTACCTAATGTTATTTACGAGAAATACTGACTGGAGTGAATCTCACTCAAGTGAATGATGTTGTAGTCATTAAAAGCTTGATTTTTTGTTCTATACTCAAACAATAACTATTTGTTTCAGAAGGGATAtgattatttgattcaatagTATGCAGCAATAACCACGCTATATTTTTCGAAAACCTGCAAAATCACCAATAGGCCTAACCGACCACTTGCCCAATTAACGGCCAGTATTAGCGTTTAGtacaaaaaatttgaattgagatATGTATAGGTATAGTGAAGTGAAAGAGCTCCTGCTAAGAGCTCCAGTTGCCATTATTCCAGCagtcaatattaaaaaaaaaacaattctgTGTCCACAAAACTTACAGGAGACTTTCGGGTAAGTTATGCTTGAATTGTTCTGAGAGCTTCAAAATGTAGCCTATGaggaaaataagaaatataaattttatttgttttttcaggttttattattatttcttttttgttttttactatTGCTCTAATTCTGTTTGTGTGAAATTGACAAAgacttattctttttttttagttACCAAAATCAAGTGACTGTCTCgttcatattattatgtacaataacaataatgtagaacttcaaccacagctgttaagctactgaagttcttctctttttttccatcatgatactgtttctttgtaataattgcattgtaaaaatatttgtaaaacatatgtcagtgttgtgaataaatttcaatttcaattcccaaaaaaattcaaatctcTTAACCCATTAAGACCCAAATTAATTTTATCCTGCAAATATGTTATTTTCTCATCAATTCTCCATTATAGTTTATTTTCCAAATGGTGGGTAACTGTCCATTATTCACCTACAATACTGGAAATTTACAAGTAGACTAGTGTAAAGTAATTTACAAGCATTGCTAAAATGGCCAAAAATATTGGGGTTAAAATACGAAAAAGTATACAAACCATTGCTGTTCCATATAGCAGAAGTATGCAGGAAATGAGGAGGACGATTGCCATGATAACTCCGGTGTAAAGCGACATTATAACcactgaaaataagaaaaaataagattatatttaaaaatcaaatttaatacaACCAAGGTACCTATATAACTTACTAAGAAGTGAGAATATACATTGAGCTATTAAAATGTTACAACATTGCTTTATACCTATTATTTGTGTTAGAATTCATTGCAAACGGATCCATGCTAAAATCGAGGAATAagctatatctatatattattaaattttggttttaggTTCGCGGTATCCTCTAGTTTGAGAAAATCTGTAATGAAGACCTATAAATCACATAATATACATTGTAGCCTCGGTGAAGCGAGTTATTCTTCACCTATTCATCTTACATATAccccattgaaaatatttttacagataaGACTTGATTTAAGAAGCGCTTATAAAATACCCTTCACCTTTTAAAGGACACAAACCTACTCGATTTTTTCTGTTGATATACTGTAGTACCTAGGGAATGGAAATACAACATTACGTCAAAGGTAGGAGCGAGGAGCGAGAGTTATTGTACCAATGGAAATAGAATGACAATAATAAAGTGAACAAAAATCACTAAAGCTATTCATTACTAATTGGGCTACTTACCGGTATTATGCTTCCCCATTTTTATACAATCACCTAATACTGAATAAGCTTTTAAAGTTAAATATTGGTAATACATAAATGagctaatttatttattataaaaataccaATTAGGCACCGAAAGCAAGATGTTGTGTGTCTTAATATTAACTATGGAAACTTTTTTTGAACCTATCATCTACTATCAGGATTGAACTGCGCATCAGCTTTTCAAGTAACGGTacaaaatgttcaataaataaattatgaactaATCACGAACTACCGACAGCAAAACTCTGTATCTTATTGATTACTTGTTTCGATTCTAATTGCATCAGCTATAATATCAGGATCTAATTATTAGATCATATTAGCTTTTCCAagtttaataaatgaatgaacagCTAGTGTAATGACTAGTTACCTAGAGCGAGATGCTGCGCCTTGTGCAACTGAACCTG
It encodes:
- the LOC111046838 gene encoding uncharacterized protein LOC111046838 isoform X1, whose translation is MALPVQNCFNVLTLRQGTLLIAVVELFLSVLLLFLLVVGSADAQEMAAVLEADIEDSAAREGIALAPDDLPQSVTTTHNQVQLHKAQHLALVVIMSLYTGVIMAIVLLISCILLLYGTAMRFRKLMLPWISIALLGLVLSITGMLVSMFLAQGFRAMWILAIGSTMIVFAFYIWLVVYSHYKELCALEEAICSTNHHMLKNGYFHFPEKAYNV